ACCTTTTTTACAAGGGGCAAGACTTACTGCTTGGGAGCTTAGTAAGCTTAACATACCTTATGCTATCATCACAGACAACTCAGCGGGGTATCTTATCAAAAAAGGAGAAGTTAAAGCTATCATAGTAGGGGCTGACAGGATAGCTTTAAACGGAGATACAGCTAATAAAATAGGAACCTACAGTTTAGCTGTTCTTGCCCATTACCATAAAATACCCTTTTTTGTTGCTGCTCCATCCTCTACATTTGATCTAGAAATCTCCTCAGGAGAAGAAATCCCTATAGAAAAAAGGCCTTCGAAAGAGGTACTGTCTTGTGGAAAAACAAGGGTTGCTCCTTTAAATGCTAAGGCTTATAACTTTGCCTTTGACATAACACCAGGGAATTTAATTACAGCTATCATTACAGAAAAAGGGGTGATATATCCTCCTTACAGCCAAAATATACCAAAAATCATAAAAAGGAATGAAAATTAAGGACCTACCAGAAAATACCTTAGAAAGACTGATTTTTTATCTTAAAATCCTTGAAAATCTTGAGGATAAAGGTATCGGTTCTCTTTCTTCTGAAGAATTGGCAGAACTTGCTGGAGTAACCTCTGCTCAACTAAGAAAAGACTTAAACTTTTTAGGAAGCCTTGGCACTAAAGGTGTAGGCTATAACGTTAAAACTTTAAAGTTTAATCTAAAAAAATTTTTAGGACTTTCCCAAGAATGGAACCTAATATTAGGAGGTATCTCTCCTTTAGGAATATTTCTTTTAGAAAATAAAGAACTTCAGAAAGAAGGTTTCTACTTTATGGCAGCCTTTGATATCAGAGAGGAACACATAGGAAGGATCTACAATGGAATTTCTGTTTACAACTTGGAGCAGGTTTCCTATGTTTTTAAAGCGATTAAGGTAGACATAGGAGTTATTACAGCAGAAGAAAACGCAGAAGTTTACATAAAAACTTTTTTGGACCATGGATTAAAAGCTATTTTAAACCTAACAAAAATCCCATTTTTTTCCAGGAATGATTCAGTTCGGATAGAAAACCTTTCGTTTAGCTTAGGTTTAACTAAATTATCTTATTTTTTAAGTAGATAAAAATTTTAATCGTAACCGTAAAAGGAGTTAATATGAAGGTAGAGGTATGGAAAAAAGATGAAAGAGCAAAACTTCCTGAAAGAAGCACCGAAGGTTCAGTAGGATATGATATTTTTGCTTTGGAGGATTTAGAGATTTTACCAGGAGAATTTAAACTTATAAGAACAGGTTTAGTAATGAAAGCCCCCTACCCTTATGCCCTTTTAATTTTTCCTCGTTCTTCTCTTTTTAAAAATAAAGGACTTATCTTTCCAAACTCAGCAGGAATTATTGACTTTGATTATTGTGGGGCTGATGATGAAATAAAGATACCTGTAGTCAACATAACTCAAAAAGCCGCTTTTATTAAAGCTCATGAGAAGATAGCTCAAGCCATATTTATCCAAGTGGGATTTCCTGAAATAGTAGAAATTAAAGAACCACCTCAAAAAACTTCCAGAGGTGGTTTTGGGTCAACAGGTGGCTACAGATGAGGCTTTCGGATTTAAGACAACTTCAAAAAGATTTTATTTCTGTAGTAGTTAAAAATTCTGATATTAAAGCTATAACAGATTTTCTCTTCTTTAGCTATTTAGGAGCAAGAATATGTTACGCCTCTTCCCATCCTTTGGCTCTTTTTTCTGAAGAAAAGTTTAAAAACTTTGAGACCTTTAAAAATTTTCTTCTTCATCTAAAAAAATTGGAACATTACAGTGTTTTTGCCCATACTCCAGTTTTCGTCAACACAGAAAACATAAAAGTTGAAGAAAAACTTCTTCTCGCACAGATTTACTTTAAGGTATTTTGGGATGAATCTAAAAAACAAGCCTTATTTAATCTTAGACATCTTGCAGAAAATCTTTCAGAGGAACAATTTGCTAAACTAATAGAAAATCCTCCTGACTTAACCTCGATTGAGATTGTTTATTTTAAAAATAACCAAAACTTATATCAAGGTCCTCTTTTAGAGTTCCCTAACCATCTTCTTGAAGAAGACCGTACAAACTTTTTTGCCGTCCCTGAAGTCATTATCATAAAACAACTGAAACCTTATCCCTTTAACTGGATTGGAGTAATCGTTCATAATTTTTCAAGAATCTTTAGTCATCAGTTCGTAAGGCACACCTGGCTTAATTTCAATCAGCGTTCTCATAGGTATACTGAAGTAGACAAATTTATCGTACCTAAAAATTTTAACGACTACCATGTTAAAACCTACCAAGAAATTATAAAATATACGATGAAGTATTACAGAGATTTTATGAAAGACCTAAAAAAAGAGAGTGCAAGGTTTTTAGTTCCTCAAGGTGTAACTACCACTCTTTTAGCCACCGGGCCAGAATTCGTATGGGAAGATTTTATCAACAAAAGGGCGATACCCCAAGCTCAAGAAGAAATAAAAACTTTAGCATTTCTTTTAAAAGAACATCTTTTATGAATCATTAGAACTTTTTTGAGAACCCTCTTCTTTAGAATTACTTTTCTGGCCTTTTTCTTTACGGGCATAATCTGTAACATACCATCCAGAACCTTTTAAAATAAACCCAGTATTTCCGATAAGCCTTCTTAACTCGCCTCCACATTTTTCGCAAGTTCTAAGAGGGTCTTCAGTAATTTTTTGCCAAACCTCAAACTTATGTCCGCAAGCTAAACATTCATATTCATAAATAGCCATAAGCACTCCTCCTTCTTCAAAAGAATACAAAAATTTATTGATGAACTTACAGAAAAAATTCGTTTGAAAAATATAATACCGACTGGTAATTTTTAAAGAGGATTAAAGTTAAAAATTAAAAGCTATTTTTTTACCAAAGGAGCCAAGATGGTTATCAGTTGTTTCCCCTCTAACTTAGGAGGACTTTCCACCTGAGCCTTATCCTTTACTGCCTCAAAAATAGCCTGCAAAACCTTATCTGCCATTTCAGGATGAGCTATCTCTCTTCCTTTAAAAACAATCCTTACCTTTACTTTATTTTTGTCTTCTAAGAACCTGATAATATGTTTAATTTTTACTTCCAAATCATGCTTATCTGTTTTAGGACTAAGTTTAATTTCTTTGGTTTCAATCTGAACCTGTTTCTTTTTAGCTTCTTTAGCTTTTTTAGCCTCTTGATATAAAAATTCTCCAAAATCCATTATTTTACATACAGGAGGATTAGCAGTAGGTGCTATTTCTACCAGGTCTAAACCATAATCTTCGGCATATCTTAACGCTTCGGTTAACGACACAATACCTATCTGTTTACCATCTGGACCTATCAGTCTTACTTCTTTAGCTTTAATCTGTTCATTAACCCGATACTTTTTCTTCAAGTCTTTTTGCATACTACAACTTTCCTCCTAAGTGAATTTTAATTTTTGGAGATGTTAAAACCTTAACTTTATGACGAAGAGAAAACTTAAGACCTTTCATTAAGTTGATAATAAGGCTGATTTTCAGTTTTTAATTTAGAGATAAGATCTTCCAAGGAAAGGTTGTTTAAAACCTCTCCTGTACGTGACCTAAGGCTTACCACTTGATTTTCTTCCTCTTTATCTCCAAGGATTACCATGTAAGGCACTTTTTCTTGTTGAGCTATCCTTATTTTATAGTTAAGTTTCTCACTTCTAAAATCTCTTTCTACTCTAAAACCAGCGTTTTCTAAAGCTTGAGCTACTTTTTCTGCATAAGGTATAGTTCTATCAGTGATAGTTAAAACCTTTACCTGTACAGGTGAGATCCAGAAAGGGAAAGCACCTGCATAGTTTTCTATCAAAATCCCTAAAAATCTTTCTAAAGACCCTAATAAAGCTCTATGCACCATAATAGGACGATAGAATTTATTGTCTTCTCCTACGTAGACCAAATCAAATCTTTCAGGCAGGTTAAAATCGACCTGAATGGTAGAACATTGCCAAAAACGACCCAGAACATCCTTAATCTTAAGGTCTATCTTAGGCCCGTAAAAAACCCCCTCTCCTGGGTCTATCTCATAAGACAATCCTTTTTTTTCTAAGGCTTTTTTAAGGGCTTCCTCTGCTTTATCCCAAACTTTAGGATCTCCTACAAACTTTTCAGGTCTGGTAGAAACAAAAATCTTATATTCATGGAAACCAAATACCTTCAAGAAATAAATCACCAAATCAAGAACGTTGGTCAGTTCCTCTTCAAGCTGATCCTCTCGACAAAAGATATGGGCGTCATCCTGAGTAAATCCCCTAACCCTTAAAAGGCCATGTAAAACCCCACTTCTTTCAAAACGATATACGGTGCCAAGCTCACAAAAACGTATAGGAAATTCTCGGTAGCTCCTTCTTTTTTGGTTATAGACGTATATATGAAAAGGACAGTTCATCGGTTTTAACTGATAGGCTCTATTTTCAAGCTCCATAGGAGGAAACATATTTTCTGCATAAAAATCTAAATGTCCAGAAACCTTCCATAGGTCTCTTAAAGCTATATGAGGGGTATATAATAACTGATACCCTCGCTTAAAATGTTCCTCTTTCCAAAAATTTTCTATCAAGTTTCTAACAACCGCCCCCTTAGGTAACCATATAACTAATCCAGGGCCTATCTCTTCTTCTATCGTAAAAAGCTCAAGCTCTTTTCCTAACTTCCTGTGGTCTCTCTTTTTGATTTCTTCAAGTCTTTTCAGATGTTCCTCAAGCTCTTCTTTACTAAAGAAAGCAGTTCCATAAATACGCCATAACATAGGATTTTTTTCATCGCCTCTCCAATAAGCACCAGATACAGATAGGAGCTTTACGGCCTTAATGTCTCCTGTTGAAAGAACGTGGGGACCTTTACAAAAGTCTACAAAATCTCCTTGAGAATAAATAGAAACTGTATCTTCGTTAATCTCTTTTATAAGTTCAAGTTTAAACTCTTCTTTTAACGAAGAAAACAACTTTTCAGCTTCCTCTTTACTAATC
Above is a genomic segment from Thermodesulfobacterium commune DSM 2178 containing:
- the infC gene encoding translation initiation factor IF-3: MQKDLKKKYRVNEQIKAKEVRLIGPDGKQIGIVSLTEALRYAEDYGLDLVEIAPTANPPVCKIMDFGEFLYQEAKKAKEAKKKQVQIETKEIKLSPKTDKHDLEVKIKHIIRFLEDKNKVKVRIVFKGREIAHPEMADKVLQAIFEAVKDKAQVESPPKLEGKQLITILAPLVKK
- a CDS encoding FAD-dependent thymidylate synthase produces the protein MRLSDLRQLQKDFISVVVKNSDIKAITDFLFFSYLGARICYASSHPLALFSEEKFKNFETFKNFLLHLKKLEHYSVFAHTPVFVNTENIKVEEKLLLAQIYFKVFWDESKKQALFNLRHLAENLSEEQFAKLIENPPDLTSIEIVYFKNNQNLYQGPLLEFPNHLLEEDRTNFFAVPEVIIIKQLKPYPFNWIGVIVHNFSRIFSHQFVRHTWLNFNQRSHRYTEVDKFIVPKNFNDYHVKTYQEIIKYTMKYYRDFMKDLKKESARFLVPQGVTTTLLATGPEFVWEDFINKRAIPQAQEEIKTLAFLLKEHLL
- a CDS encoding redox-sensing transcriptional repressor Rex — protein: MKIKDLPENTLERLIFYLKILENLEDKGIGSLSSEELAELAGVTSAQLRKDLNFLGSLGTKGVGYNVKTLKFNLKKFLGLSQEWNLILGGISPLGIFLLENKELQKEGFYFMAAFDIREEHIGRIYNGISVYNLEQVSYVFKAIKVDIGVITAEENAEVYIKTFLDHGLKAILNLTKIPFFSRNDSVRIENLSFSLGLTKLSYFLSR
- the dut gene encoding dUTP diphosphatase is translated as MKVEVWKKDERAKLPERSTEGSVGYDIFALEDLEILPGEFKLIRTGLVMKAPYPYALLIFPRSSLFKNKGLIFPNSAGIIDFDYCGADDEIKIPVVNITQKAAFIKAHEKIAQAIFIQVGFPEIVEIKEPPQKTSRGGFGSTGGYR
- the thrS gene encoding threonine--tRNA ligase, producing the protein MKIVIQDIGEFDLQPGQPLKRILSEIKKVVKKLPVGFKFQEEYLDWHTPVTSSLGNGELVELIPIYPDDKEALWFLRHTASHVLAQAVKELFPEAKLGIGPAIEDGFYYDIYYTRPFNEEDLEKIEKKVKEIIQKRLPLERREISKEEAEKLFSSLKEEFKLELIKEINEDTVSIYSQGDFVDFCKGPHVLSTGDIKAVKLLSVSGAYWRGDEKNPMLWRIYGTAFFSKEELEEHLKRLEEIKKRDHRKLGKELELFTIEEEIGPGLVIWLPKGAVVRNLIENFWKEEHFKRGYQLLYTPHIALRDLWKVSGHLDFYAENMFPPMELENRAYQLKPMNCPFHIYVYNQKRRSYREFPIRFCELGTVYRFERSGVLHGLLRVRGFTQDDAHIFCREDQLEEELTNVLDLVIYFLKVFGFHEYKIFVSTRPEKFVGDPKVWDKAEEALKKALEKKGLSYEIDPGEGVFYGPKIDLKIKDVLGRFWQCSTIQVDFNLPERFDLVYVGEDNKFYRPIMVHRALLGSLERFLGILIENYAGAFPFWISPVQVKVLTITDRTIPYAEKVAQALENAGFRVERDFRSEKLNYKIRIAQQEKVPYMVILGDKEEENQVVSLRSRTGEVLNNLSLEDLISKLKTENQPYYQLNERS
- a CDS encoding FmdB family zinc ribbon protein yields the protein MAIYEYECLACGHKFEVWQKITEDPLRTCEKCGGELRRLIGNTGFILKGSGWYVTDYARKEKGQKSNSKEEGSQKSSNDS